Within Carassius carassius chromosome 8, fCarCar2.1, whole genome shotgun sequence, the genomic segment CAACCAATCTGTGCAAGCGCTCCTATTTTATGTTACGGTCGATATCGAGCTGGCCGTGACAACTACTGACTGAGTTGCTTTCAGATCTTTTTTCAAGGTTTTTGAGGTTTATTCAGAAAacgaattaactttttttttttgcttcaaacaCTTTGATATACTAGCACTCAACatctattttttataatattctcACCAAATCAAGCCCTAAAACAAGCAAATATAATTTCCGTAGGAGAGAATCATTCAAAAAGACATTTCTACATAAAATAAAGTGCCATTCTGactgaaaaaaagacaaatatcagTGTTGATTTAAACGAAAACGTCTGTTATTGTGCTGTCAGATCTCTTCTATGTCCTGATATTACTGATTTATTAGATCTATGAGCATTATAATGTTATCATGCATGTGTCAGAGTGACTCAAGCTACAATGAACCTCTTTTAAAAGCAAATTTGCATCTTCAGGATGTTAGTGAAGGCCAAACACTGCTGGTTTCAGATATTTGCATTGTTATTAGAAAAGGTATTTCTAGGAACGTAATATGGAAACACATCAAATTACATTCTTACGTGATTCTGAATTATTCCGAATGATCATGACGAACTTTCAGTGGCTCCCATTAACACCTGTTCACTTTAATCAAACCATAAACGTGTGAATATCATTCATTAGGTGAACAAATACAACAGAAAGCGTCCTTTATTGTAAAGaaatacacacaaatgcattgCACTTTGTTCTTTCGGTTAATTATcgtatattttgatattttaaagttgaatattgtaaatattatacccaaaatgatttaaaatatacaagTTTCAGTTGCATAATGGTTGCAACTGTAATTAAACACAAAcatttatatagttttctgtgagCATACGTGAGTTGATATACTGGACCTGCATGTAACAACACACTAAGGTTCTCAGTTAAAACCCAAATAAATCTGATTTGCATGCTTGCAAATGATCTCTGTATCAGATTCCTGCGGCTCTCAGCTGCGGCTCATAATCAAACAGCTTCATATGTGGATGCATCAAACTCTCTCAACTCTTGGACTGTCTTATTAACTCAAGAATGTAATAAGACAATGATTTAGGGTTTAAGATGCATTTCCAATGCTTGTAGAAAACAAAACTAACGTGTGTATCTAACAGGTCGCTGTCTCTGGGAATCACGTCTCGACAAAAGCATCATTTGCTGTGGCTGATGGTCATCTGTTGTGGTACATGCCAGATAAGTATGTTGCTTTAACAATGCATTTATCATGCCAATGAATATGTTATTTGGTGCACATAGCCTTATAACATTGCATTTCTTTGTGCAGCCTGCTCAAAAATTATGATAATCGGCGAGGATTTGACAGATACGTGTTTCTGGAGCTTCAACAGTTCATCCTGTCCAGGTTTCTGTGaatattttacttgtttttttcttttgctgctCACACTTTAGAACGAATTAGGTTTCTACTTAAATTTTTATGTGAATAAAAGGTTTCTGTGGAtaatctgtatatttattttctgATAGTGCTCATGACAACTGATAACTTTattgagtttttgttttgtttgtttttccagcTATAAACCTGACATGTCCACCGGGATATGAAATACTGATAGGAAAGTTTTGCATAGCGAATATCAAATACAACACATCTTCCACAGGTAACAGTTCATCTTTAATAATATttgatttagcttttattttcatgttttcagttttcagtttaaattcggtataagttttagtaatttattattattgttattattattaattattattatttagctttaatttatttcaatttcagttttagtaacttCAGGacttcaaccttttttttttttttggttagatGCCAAGGCATCAAATATTTAGCTGAATTGAATTTTAgttgtttttaaatgataaaaaatgaataattttagcTACTAATAACAACACTGCTcagtgtacaaaaaaaaaatatatatatatatatttatatatatatatattttttaattaatttatttattttttaacttcaactagtataaaaatattttaattcttttttattttttgtttatttttgtttatttgtttatacagTGCCTGTATATATTCCAATTATAAAGAATTATTGAAAATGGCAAAATAGCTTTAACTAagacaaaatgttaaaatgttctcTCTTGTTTCCAGGATATTGCAAATCATACTGTTTCAACATAACAAACAATGAGGGCAAATATGAAGTAAGAATGGATGAGATGGCTCTAAACATTGAAATGTGGTTTGTCCCAAATCCATATAAATGCCTTACATCAGAAGTTCTGAAATCAACAGGTATGTAATAGACTCAGTGTAACtagggttgcaaaaaggtggaaaatttccattaaagaaatgttatatttCCAGAGATATTTTGGAATATTTCCGTAAATgttccacccctttgcaaccctaacacacacacagaaccagATAATTACAGATATACTTTCCACACATTCGTGTTTGCATGCGTGATCTTTGCTGTAAGTGATAATCACTTCGTCGCTGCATTCTAAACATTTCATCAAGCGATGCAAACCAAAAACAGAAAGTAGGTAACATTGAAAGTAACCAAACTATTTAAATGGAGTCTTTGTGTTCGTTGTCCTGAAAGCTCTGTAATAAGTTCCTGAAGAAGAGCAGATCATGTATAAATGCAGACTATATTAAATTAGGCATATTTAGTAAAGTGCTGtacaaatttcatttatttcattctgCAGGATCCACATCCAATCATATTGGGACTTGTCGGCCACAGTCAAGCACAAACACTACCAACCCTACCACCACCACGACTGAATCTACCATTACTACCCCAGCTAGCAACCCTACCACCACCACCATGACTGAATCTACCATTACTACCCCAACTAGCAACCCTACCACCACCACCACGACTGAATCTACCATTACTACCCCAACTAGCAACCCTACCACCACCACCACGACTGAATCTACCATTACTACCCCAGCTAGCAACCCTACCACCACCACCACGACTGAATCTACCATTACTACCCCAGCTAACAACCCTACCACCACCACCACGACTGAATCTACCATTACTACCCCAACTAGCAACCCTACAACCACCACCACGACTGAATCTACCATCACTACCCCAGCTAGCAACCCTACCACCACCACCATGACTGAATCTACCATTACTACCCCAGCTAGCAACCCTACCACCACCACCATGACTGAATCTACCATTACTACCCCAGCTAGCAACCCTACCACCACCACCACGACTGAATCTACCATTACTACCCCAGCTAGCAACCCTACCACCACCACCATGACTGAATCTACCATTACTACCCCAGCTAGCAACCCTACCACCACCACCATGACTGAATCTACCATTACTACCCCAGCTAGCAACCCTACCACCACCACCACGACTGAATCTACCATTACTACCCCAACTAGCAACCCTACAACCACCTCCACGACTGAATCTACCATCACTACTACCAGCCCTATCATCAACACCATCTCTACTAACAACTCGACCACCACCACAACTGAATCTACCACTTTCACCAGTACTAACAACCTTACCAATAGCTCTACCACACCCACCAACACCTACAATCCCAATTATACAAATCCATACGAAGGTAAGTTTCCACCCTCTTCTATAATCCTATTGGTTGTCATTGCAGCAAGATACATTGCATTCTCATTCGCACTGTAAAGATAGCTAGAAGCATAGAAATAGCATAAAATTACAGTAGAAGCCTCATTCCTTCTGAAGTGTATGACAGGATGTGGCGGCTCTCTGCTCAGGTCAATGCAAACTAATAGATTTGTACTGCAGAATTAACAGAGTATATTTCTATGTGTAACACAAAATTTGCAACCgtttaataaaagagaaaaataaataaatggaagggATCTGGCGGAGTTCAACGTCGCTGCAAATGTGCCTATATACGAAGTGTTTTTGCagcgttgagcattgtagccaatcacaggcaTCACGGTTGGGAGAGTCCATTCAGTATCTCTCTGAGTGAGTTACTTAAGCACACATTTGCTGTTTTACATGCATGCAAATCCTCTCATTATTACAAACAAAGCGGAGacacaaagtaaatgtaaacacaAACAAAGTAAACAAAAGATTCATTGTGAGGTTCAGTTAGATTCAATGATCCGACTGGAGTTTCACACTCAATGAATTTGCACTTTCCTACAAATATGTAATTCACATTTCAGTATAGAAAGTGACAAAAAGACAGttaaatcactttttttaaaaaaattattattattgttacaataGTGATTcaataaactacaaaataaattaatataaaatggcTATAAGCCAATAAGTGCTCCTCTGCAGCCATCTACTGGTTATAATGGTAATTTCATgtcttttttatgattattattttaaaataagtgttaGTATTCCTATACTGTGAAACTTTTAGTGATGAGGACAATCTTAGGAGgatgaacaaaaacattttggtcattgcattaaaaatacaattttaattactATTTAGACATCTGAGCTCTAAATGCTGGAAAAAGTTGTGAAGTATTGTGATTTCTGTGAAAAATACTTGAAAAGCACTCTTACTGTAACATGTTGGTGCAACGGAGAAAAATCCAAAAAGAGACTAAACAAACAAGGGGATAATATTTTTGGATAAATATCAATGTTTGAATTATATGAAAACAGATTATGCTACATGAAAACTAATTGTGGAAagctttttatgtttgtttttatgatATAACTATCTTGGAAATTATCTCTTTACAGTAAAAGAAACCTCTTTAAATGATTGATTCagcaaactgtccaaatgaatcaaactgaatcacaAGCAATTTCAGACCTTTCTGCAATAGTGATTCAATTTGTGATTCATTTGTTTTGATTCTAAACAGCCAAAAGAAAACATATATAACTCTCATTTCCACTATATTTAATTTTCCaactttatttaatgttttatttatgttgATCCTTTATTACCTTCCATGCTGTTCTAAGTATGCATAGTTGCAGAAGTCTTTATTTCAAATCATACACTGCAATTATACACAATTATGTTGAATTATGTCTCCTTTTCTACTGAGGTTGTTTGAAAAACCTTTCTGTTGATCCTGAAAAGATATGTAAATACGCTACATATGAAAATGACACATGCTGTGGTAAGTCTTAATATTATTAAGATTTATAAAAAAGTTCACAGCCACCAAAGTTTGATTTTAGAATCGAAATAAATGTAGAACAACgttaactgatttatttttagCATAGATGATGGCCTAGTATTTGCATTTCTTGAGCCTTTTAAACAGAATGCACTTGCATGAGAAATTCAATAATTTGTTTAGTGTTTGGAGTAGCATGACAAAATCATGGCAGGAATATAACTGGACTgtgttaataataaatatgtcAATTGATGAACATGTATAAATGTTTCTTGGTTTATAACTAACCAACCTATATTAGAGCATTTTAATCTACAAGATTGTTTGAGTTGTTGCACAACTGCATCCATTGTTTATTTGTGTTGAAGGGAAAAATGAAAGCAGATatgttatgcatttaaatggGAGTAAGTGGACATGTGTGACCTGCGATGATGGAAGATCAACCACCATTACACCACTGTCACAAACCATTACCATTTTCCCAACTACCATGCCCACTCTCCCACAACCGGAGATGAATTTCACTCTTTCAAGTGGCCAAAACAATGGAGATAAAACTGATCCCAAAAAGGCAGCGTAAGTGTGCGGTTACCAGTAGATTTCAAATCTAAAAATTTGTTACAGAATACCAAGCGATTCAATGCATTTTACAGAGAAAGCTTGGAAAAACTGGAGTCACTGGTGGAGCAGATGGAGAAAAGGAATAAAACCAATGCAGCAATTTTCATGGGGGATGTAATTGGCGTTCTCCAAAGACAACCCAAGAACACAGCAACCAAAAACATCAGCATATGCTACTCTTCAAGTCAGAATTTAATAAACGTAAGGCCTGAGAAGCATTAAAACATGTCACTTTGGGGAAGAATTAACATAATCAATGTCATTTCGTCTTTTCACAGGTTGTTGAGAGCAACCAGGCTGGTTTTCCCTGGTCTGTAAAGATTCCCAGTGAGGCCTTTAATAAATCACGACAGGAAAACAATGGAAGTGCATTTGTTGGAGTTTTACGGTTCAAAAACATGGTAAAAAATGCCTGCgctattgtttcactttcattttGAACTGCTGAAGCCGATTCCTCAAAAATTTGACTTTAGGACCAATATGTTTCTTGATTGTTTCCATTTGATTGCTCTGATCTTGAACGGTTTCTGATTTAGGGGGAAAATACAACTTACACTGTTTTGAACAATGAGAGTTATGGAATAACGATGGGGGCCAATATCTCCAACCTAACCGACAATATTGACATGATCATTGAAAAGAACGATAATCTGGTAATAAAGGTTTTGTTGCAAAACTTGTATTATATTACACTGTTAAAGCTAAAtctaaataaacatgtttttacagACCGGTAATGTGTCCTGCGTTTCTTGGGATGGAAAAGGTAAATTCATTTATGTTGCAATCAACAGACACAGTGTATTTTCTATACTTAATCTGTATAATTCATTTCATTTGTGTGTTTCTTTTGAAGGAGAACTTATTTGGACGACGTCCGGCTGTGAGACAGAAATCGACAACACCACCATAAAGTGCTCCTGCTCACATCTGACATTTTTTGCAGTGCTGATGGTGAGAAGAAGACATTGTATAAatgacagcaaaaaaaataatccaGCTGATCTGtgcagttttcttttttctccaaTCTTTCAGTCTCGGCCAGCTATAAACGGCACAGTGCAGGATCTGGAATTATTGACTTTAATCTCTTCTATCGGCTGCGGCATCTCCATGTTTTTTATGGCCATCGCTTTATTCATGCATTACCTGCTACGGTAGAGTATCTTAACATTTATCATACAGTTAGTGTTGTTTAATACTTAATAATCATTATTTCTACACCAACAAGAGATTTTAACTTAGAAACTGCTGGTAAATGTACAAAGAAAGAAACAGCGACACACTGAATTAAACTTGACATTTTGAATacaaaaatgtgaccctggagcaaaaaaataaataaatatcgctGGGGAAtagaatattataaaataaactgtATGTTTCAAAATTTCAGATTTTTCTGTATGCCAAAgagcatgttccatgaagatagtgTAAAttccctaccgtaaatatatcaaaacttaatttttgattagtaatatgcattaagcATAAATATGCATAAAGACTTagtttggacaactttaaaggtgattttctcaattttcagatttttttgcaccctcagattccagattttcaaataggtgTTTCTCATCCAAAatttgtcctatcataacaaaccatacatcaatggaaatttcAGATTATGTAAAATCTCAAATttgaaaaactgacacttaagacaTGTAAAACATTCTCCAAGTGATGAGATCAAAGCTCTAACGTATTAAAGTTCAGGTTACAAAAGcatattttttgcatgttttaacaGGAAAGCCAAATCAAATCAGGCCACGAAGATCCTGATGAACATGTTTGTGGCTTTGTCTCTACTGAATGCATCGTTTTTGTCAAACGAGAGCATCGCTAACACAGGAGACAACGCTGCGTGTGTCTTCATAGCGCTGCTCCTGCATTACTCCATGCTGGCCTCATTCACCTGGTTCTTCATTCAAGCTCTTCACATGTACTTATGGCTCATCAGACAGAACGTCACCATCTCAAACTACATGAGGAAGATCACCGTGTTGGCCTGGGGTGAGTTACAGCAACAAAATGTCTAAAACAAATTTAAGTTCATACAAAAACCAAAAATATATTGCACACAAAACGTATAAACTACTGTATACTTTTATGGTTTCATGCTTACTTATGTTGTATACTCTTATGGTTTTAACTATAATACCCCTtgtctctgtgtgttttcagTGTTTCCTGCTCCAATAGTCATAGCTATTGCTTCTGTAGGAGAATATAAAACAGTGGTCATAAAATCAACATCTGAAAAAATTTCACGAATGTAAGTTCTgtacattaaatgtaaatgtgcattTCTGAATGTCTACTGATTGTCTTATTAATCATACTTCATTCTCTTCTAATTACAGGTGCTGGATTACAAACTCTTACATTCACAACACGGTGAACATTGGCTACTATGCTTTAGTTTT encodes:
- the LOC132144837 gene encoding mucin-2-like → MSLSLGITSRQKHHLLWLMVICCGTCQITCSKIMIIGEDLTDTCFWSFNSSSCPAINLTCPPGYEILIGKFCIANIKYNTSSTGYCKSYCFNITNNEGKYEVRMDEMALNIEMWFVPNPYKCLTSEVLKSTGSTSNHIGTCRPQSSTNTTNPTTTTTESTITTPASNPTTTTMTESTITTPTSNPTTTTTTESTITTPTSNPTTTTTTESTITTPASNPTTTTTTESTITTPANNPTTTTTTESTITTPTSNPTTTTTTESTITTPASNPTTTTMTESTITTPASNPTTTTMTESTITTPASNPTTTTTTESTITTPASNPTTTTMTESTITTPASNPTTTTMTESTITTPASNPTTTTTTESTITTPTSNPTTTSTTESTITTTSPIINTISTNNSTTTTTESTTFTSTNNLTNSSTTPTNTYNPNYTNPYEGCLKNLSVDPEKICKYATYENDTCCGKNESRYVMHLNGSKWTCVTCDDGRSTTITPLSQTITIFPTTMPTLPQPEMNFTLSSGQNNGDKTDPKKAAESLEKLESLVEQMEKRNKTNAAIFMGDVIGVLQRQPKNTATKNISICYSSSQNLINVVESNQAGFPWSVKIPSEAFNKSRQENNGSAFVGVLRFKNMVKNACAIVSLSF
- the LOC132144588 gene encoding adhesion G-protein coupled receptor G2-like, whose protein sequence is MGANISNLTDNIDMIIEKNDNLTGNVSCVSWDGKGELIWTTSGCETEIDNTTIKCSCSHLTFFAVLMSRPAINGTVQDLELLTLISSIGCGISMFFMAIALFMHYLLRKAKSNQATKILMNMFVALSLLNASFLSNESIANTGDNAACVFIALLLHYSMLASFTWFFIQALHMYLWLIRQNVTISNYMRKITVLAWVFPAPIVIAIASVGEYKTVVIKSTSEKISRMCWITNSYIHNTVNIGYYALVFIFTTGIFIMIVTKVVQARNIKAVDGKRKTIKKQLMMVLSLFLLFGLTWSVAFFSNGPMLVPSYYIFSVLNSFQGFFLFLYYYHIHNDVAGSFSDDPENTDSNTAITQSRINAVENIYN